The Rhodococcus triatomae genome includes a window with the following:
- the prcA gene encoding proteasome subunit alpha, whose protein sequence is MTMPYYASAEQIMRDRSELARKGIARGRSVIVLTYRDGVLFVAENPSTALHKVSELYDRLGFAAVGKYNEFENLRRAGIVHADMRGYSYDRRDVTGRSLANAYAQTLGTIFTEQPKPYEVEICVAEVGRFGSAPHTQLYRISYDGSITDEPSFVVMGGTTEPIATAMRETFRPGRDLEEALSTAVGALQNAGTGDAERRPIGALEVAVLDQSRPRRAFRRISGVALSELLPELAASKNPDAQGDGAAGNGDSDSAPGAPEAPDSTS, encoded by the coding sequence ATGACCATGCCGTACTACGCGTCCGCCGAGCAGATCATGCGGGATCGCTCGGAGTTGGCGCGCAAGGGCATCGCTCGCGGACGCAGCGTCATCGTGCTCACGTACCGGGACGGGGTGTTGTTCGTCGCGGAGAACCCGTCGACGGCGCTGCACAAGGTCAGCGAACTCTACGACCGGCTCGGCTTCGCCGCGGTCGGCAAGTACAACGAGTTCGAGAACCTGCGCCGGGCCGGGATCGTGCACGCCGACATGCGTGGCTACTCCTACGACCGGCGGGACGTGACGGGGCGGTCGCTCGCGAATGCCTACGCGCAGACGCTCGGCACGATCTTCACCGAGCAGCCCAAGCCGTACGAGGTGGAGATCTGTGTCGCCGAGGTGGGTCGGTTCGGTTCCGCCCCGCACACCCAGCTGTACCGCATCTCCTACGACGGTTCCATCACCGACGAGCCCAGCTTCGTGGTGATGGGTGGGACGACGGAACCCATCGCCACCGCGATGCGGGAGACGTTCCGACCCGGCCGTGATCTCGAGGAGGCGCTCTCCACCGCGGTGGGCGCGTTGCAGAACGCGGGTACGGGTGACGCCGAGCGTCGCCCGATCGGGGCTCTCGAAGTAGCCGTCCTCGACCAGTCCCGTCCGCGGCGGGCGTTCCGCCGGATCTCCGGTGTCGCGCTCTCGGAACTGCTGCCGGAACTGGCCGCCTCGAAGAATCCGGATGCGCAGGGTGACGGTGCCGCCGGCAACGGTGACTCCGACTCGGCCCCCGGAGCCCCCGAGGCCCCTGATTCCACCAGCTGA
- the prcB gene encoding proteasome subunit beta yields the protein MTAEPGLRITDGDMLRGLGSTLSSFTEFLRGHAPELLPGRRDGASHAGSGRGEFMDSSDMAPHGTTIVALTYRGGVLIAGDRRATQGNLIANRDMEKVYVTDDYSAAGIAGTAGVAIELVRLFAVELEHYEKIEGVQLTFDGKANRLASMVRGNLAAAMQGLAVVPLLVGYDVDAREAARAGRIVSYDVVGGRYEERAGYHAVGSGSLFAKSALKKLYAPDGEQDDALRAAVESLYDAADDDSATGGPDVGRGIYPTAVTITAEGAAHVPAEEISRIARAVIEDRSEEGGTDA from the coding sequence GTGACGGCGGAACCGGGACTGCGGATCACCGACGGGGACATGCTTCGGGGCCTGGGGTCCACGCTGTCGTCGTTCACCGAATTCCTGCGGGGGCACGCGCCGGAACTGCTGCCGGGTCGCCGCGACGGCGCCTCGCATGCGGGGTCGGGAAGGGGTGAGTTCATGGACTCGTCCGACATGGCGCCGCACGGGACCACCATCGTCGCGCTCACCTATCGCGGCGGCGTCCTCATCGCCGGGGACCGGCGGGCCACCCAGGGCAACCTGATCGCCAATCGCGATATGGAGAAGGTGTACGTCACCGACGACTACTCGGCCGCCGGCATCGCCGGTACCGCCGGAGTGGCGATCGAGTTGGTGCGCCTGTTCGCGGTCGAGCTCGAACACTACGAGAAGATCGAGGGCGTCCAGCTCACGTTCGACGGCAAGGCGAACCGGCTGGCCTCGATGGTGCGTGGCAACCTCGCTGCCGCCATGCAGGGCCTCGCGGTCGTGCCGTTGCTCGTCGGCTACGACGTCGACGCGCGGGAGGCCGCACGGGCCGGACGCATCGTGTCCTACGACGTGGTCGGTGGACGGTACGAGGAGCGGGCGGGATACCACGCCGTCGGCTCCGGATCGCTGTTCGCGAAGTCCGCGCTCAAGAAGCTCTACGCGCCGGACGGAGAGCAGGACGACGCGCTGCGCGCGGCGGTCGAATCGCTGTACGACGCCGCGGACGACGACTCCGCGACGGGCGGGCCGGACGTCGGGCGGGGCATCTACCCGACCGCAGTCACCATCACCGCCGAGGGTGCGGCGCACGTGCCGGCCGAGGAGATCTCCCGAATCGCCCGCGCGGTGATCGAGGACCGTTCCGAGGAAGGGGGTACCGACGCATGA
- a CDS encoding ubiquitin-like protein Pup, with the protein MAQEHTTRTGGGEDDDTPGADGAAGQERREKLAEDTDDLLDEIDDVLEENAEDFVRAYVQKGGQ; encoded by the coding sequence ATGGCGCAGGAGCACACCACACGCACGGGTGGCGGCGAGGACGACGACACCCCCGGTGCCGACGGTGCCGCGGGTCAGGAACGTCGCGAGAAGCTGGCCGAGGACACCGATGACCTGCTCGACGAGATCGACGACGTTCTCGAGGAGAACGCGGAGGACTTCGTGCGCGCCTACGTTCAGAAAGGTGGCCAGTGA
- the dop gene encoding depupylase/deamidase Dop produces MQRIIGIEVEYGISSPSEPSANPILTSTQAVLAYAAAAGVPRAKRTRWDYEVESPLRDARGFDLGRLSGPAPVIDADEVGAANMILTNGARLYVDHAHPEYSAPEVTDPLDAVIWDKAGERVMESAARHASSVPGAPRLQLYKNNVDGKGASYGTHENYLMSRDTPFSDVIAGLTPFFASRQVICGSGRVGIGQSGDEAGFQLSQRADYIEVEVGLETTLKRGIINTRDEPHADADKYRRLHVIVGDANLAEMATYLKVGTTALVLDLIEAGVDLTDLQLARPVTAVHHISHDPTLRATVALSDGRELTGLALQRIYHDRVAKFVSAQGDDDPRVTDVLEKWAMVLDLLERDPMECSDLLDWPAKLRILEGFRNREGLGWSAPRLHLVDLQYSDVRLDKGLYNRLVARGSMQRLVTEQQVLDAVSNPPTDTRAYFRGECLRKFGADIAAASWDSVIFDLGGDSLVRIPTLEPLRGSKAHVGELLETAQSATELVEQLTN; encoded by the coding sequence ATGCAGCGGATCATCGGTATCGAGGTCGAGTACGGGATCTCCTCGCCCAGCGAGCCCTCGGCGAACCCGATTCTCACGTCCACCCAGGCGGTTCTCGCCTACGCCGCGGCCGCGGGGGTGCCGCGGGCCAAGCGAACCCGCTGGGACTACGAGGTGGAATCGCCGCTGCGCGATGCGCGCGGCTTCGATCTCGGGCGCCTGAGCGGACCGGCGCCGGTCATCGATGCCGACGAGGTCGGTGCGGCGAACATGATCCTCACCAACGGGGCGCGGCTCTACGTCGACCACGCGCACCCGGAGTACTCCGCCCCCGAGGTGACCGACCCGCTCGACGCGGTGATCTGGGACAAGGCCGGCGAGCGGGTCATGGAGTCCGCGGCGCGGCACGCGTCCAGCGTGCCCGGCGCCCCGCGGCTGCAGCTCTACAAGAACAACGTCGACGGCAAGGGCGCGTCCTACGGCACCCACGAGAACTACCTGATGAGCCGGGACACCCCCTTCTCGGACGTCATCGCGGGGTTGACGCCGTTCTTCGCGTCCCGCCAGGTCATCTGCGGGTCCGGTCGGGTGGGGATCGGCCAGTCCGGCGACGAGGCGGGCTTCCAGCTGTCTCAGCGCGCCGACTACATCGAGGTCGAGGTGGGCCTCGAGACGACTCTCAAGCGGGGGATCATCAACACTCGCGACGAGCCGCACGCGGACGCCGACAAGTACCGGCGCCTCCACGTGATCGTCGGTGATGCGAACCTGGCCGAGATGGCGACCTATCTCAAGGTCGGTACCACCGCGCTCGTCCTCGACCTGATCGAGGCGGGCGTCGACCTCACCGATCTGCAGCTGGCACGCCCGGTCACCGCCGTGCACCACATCAGCCACGACCCGACCCTGCGGGCGACCGTGGCGCTGTCGGACGGACGGGAGCTGACCGGACTGGCGCTGCAGCGGATCTATCACGATCGAGTCGCGAAGTTCGTCTCGGCGCAGGGCGACGACGATCCGCGGGTCACCGACGTGCTGGAGAAGTGGGCGATGGTGCTGGACCTGCTCGAACGCGATCCGATGGAGTGCTCCGACCTCCTCGACTGGCCCGCCAAGCTGCGGATTCTCGAGGGATTCCGCAACCGCGAGGGCCTCGGCTGGTCGGCGCCGCGGCTGCATCTGGTGGATCTGCAGTATTCGGACGTGCGACTCGACAAGGGCCTGTACAACCGGCTCGTCGCGCGCGGATCCATGCAGCGTCTGGTCACCGAGCAGCAGGTTCTCGACGCGGTGAGCAACCCTCCGACCGATACCCGGGCCTACTTCCGGGGTGAGTGCCTGCGGAAGTTCGGTGCCGACATCGCCGCAGCCAGCTGGGATTCGGTGATCTTCGACCTCGGCGGGGACTCACTGGTGCGCATCCCGACCCTCGAGCCTCTGCGCGGCAGCAAGGCACACGTCGGTGAGCTCCTCGAGACGGCGCAGAGTGCGACGGAACTGGTCGAGCAGCTCACCAACTGA
- a CDS encoding NUDIX hydrolase yields MTSAAQPDDEIVAVFDQAGNPTGVAARSRVYAEGLWHASAGVLLRSPDERIYVHRRTDTKAVFAGHHDCLAGGVVDPGESPEATALREVAEELGVTGVSLAAIARISWDGSWNGRPLRCHLHAFETRWAGPLVHQPTEIADGWWWTEQQLRDHLADPEWPFVPDSRILLGHYLRL; encoded by the coding sequence ATGACGAGCGCCGCCCAGCCCGACGACGAGATCGTTGCGGTCTTCGACCAGGCGGGGAACCCGACCGGCGTCGCCGCCCGGTCCCGGGTGTACGCCGAGGGGCTCTGGCACGCGAGCGCCGGAGTTCTGCTCCGCTCGCCCGACGAGCGGATCTACGTGCATCGCCGCACCGACACCAAGGCCGTCTTCGCGGGGCATCACGACTGTCTCGCCGGTGGCGTCGTCGATCCGGGCGAGAGCCCGGAGGCCACGGCTCTTCGGGAGGTCGCCGAGGAACTCGGCGTCACCGGGGTCTCGCTCGCGGCGATCGCCCGGATCTCCTGGGACGGCAGCTGGAACGGTCGCCCGCTCCGCTGCCATCTCCATGCCTTCGAGACCAGGTGGGCGGGCCCACTCGTACACCAGCCCACCGAGATCGCCGACGGCTGGTGGTGGACCGAGCAGCAACTGCGCGATCATCTCGCCGATCCCGAGTGGCCGTTCGTGCCCGACAGTCGCATCCTCCTCGGCCACTATCTGCGCCTGTGA
- the arc gene encoding proteasome ATPase, producing the protein MSSTENPDPVAAARELEALRAEALALRRQLAESPEQVRELESRVDSLSIRNAKLMDTLKEARQQLLALREEVDRLGQPPSGYGVLLAVHEDETVDVFTSGRKMRLACSPNIESESLEQGQTVRLNEALTVVEAGGFERVGEISSLREVLDDGHRALVVGHADEERIVWLAEPLAAAHRDGSEKVLDLDEDAPRKLRPGDSLLVDTKAGYAFERIPKAEVEDLVLEEVPDVHYYDIGGLGRQIEQIRDAVELPFLHKDLFREYSLRPPKGVLLYGPPGCGKTLIAKAVANSLAKKIAEVRGQDSKEAKSYFLNIKGPELLNKFVGETERHIRLIFQRAREKASEGTPVIVFFDEMDSIFRTRGSGVSSDVETTVVPQLLSEIDGVEGLENVIVIGASNREDMIDPAILRPGRLDVKIKIERPDAESAQDIFSKYLTESLPVHADDLAEFGGDRTLCVRAMIERVVDRMYAESEDNRFLEVTYANGDKEVLYFKDFNSGAMIQNIVDRAKKYAIKSVLDTGAPGLRVQHLFDSIVDEFSENEDLPNTTNPDDWARISGKKGERIVYIRTLVTGKNASASRAIDTESNTGQYL; encoded by the coding sequence ATGAGCTCGACAGAGAACCCGGATCCGGTTGCGGCAGCACGTGAGCTCGAGGCGTTGCGAGCGGAGGCACTGGCCCTGCGCCGGCAGCTCGCCGAATCACCCGAGCAGGTCCGTGAGCTGGAATCGCGGGTGGACTCGCTGTCCATTCGCAACGCCAAGCTGATGGACACTCTGAAGGAAGCTCGCCAGCAGTTGCTCGCGTTGCGCGAGGAGGTCGACCGGCTCGGTCAGCCTCCGAGCGGTTACGGGGTGCTGCTGGCCGTGCACGAGGACGAGACGGTCGACGTCTTCACCTCGGGCCGCAAGATGCGTCTCGCCTGCTCGCCGAACATCGAGTCCGAATCGCTCGAGCAGGGCCAGACGGTGCGGCTCAACGAGGCGTTGACGGTGGTCGAGGCGGGCGGTTTCGAGCGGGTCGGCGAGATCAGCAGTCTGCGCGAGGTCCTCGACGACGGTCACCGCGCCCTCGTCGTCGGTCATGCGGACGAGGAGCGGATCGTGTGGCTCGCCGAGCCACTCGCGGCCGCTCACCGCGACGGCAGCGAGAAGGTGCTCGATCTCGACGAGGACGCGCCCCGCAAGCTGCGTCCCGGTGACTCCCTGCTGGTCGACACGAAGGCCGGATACGCGTTCGAACGTATCCCCAAGGCCGAGGTCGAGGACCTGGTGCTCGAAGAGGTTCCGGACGTCCACTACTACGACATCGGTGGTCTGGGACGTCAGATCGAACAGATCCGTGATGCCGTCGAGTTGCCGTTCCTGCACAAGGACTTGTTCCGCGAGTACTCGCTGCGGCCGCCGAAGGGCGTGCTGCTCTACGGGCCACCGGGGTGCGGCAAGACGCTGATCGCGAAGGCGGTGGCGAACTCGCTGGCCAAGAAGATCGCCGAGGTTCGCGGGCAGGACAGCAAGGAAGCGAAGTCCTACTTCCTCAACATCAAGGGTCCCGAGCTGCTCAACAAGTTCGTCGGCGAGACGGAGCGGCACATCCGGCTGATCTTCCAGCGGGCCCGGGAGAAGGCGTCCGAGGGCACGCCGGTGATCGTGTTCTTCGACGAGATGGACTCGATCTTCCGCACCCGCGGTTCCGGGGTCTCGTCGGACGTGGAGACCACCGTCGTGCCGCAGCTGCTCAGTGAGATCGACGGTGTCGAGGGTCTCGAGAACGTCATCGTCATCGGCGCGTCGAACCGGGAGGACATGATCGATCCCGCGATCCTGCGCCCCGGCCGCCTGGACGTGAAGATCAAGATCGAGCGGCCCGACGCCGAATCGGCACAGGACATCTTCTCCAAGTACCTCACCGAGTCGTTGCCGGTCCACGCCGACGACCTCGCGGAGTTCGGCGGCGACCGGACGCTGTGCGTGCGGGCGATGATCGAGCGGGTGGTCGACCGGATGTACGCCGAGAGCGAGGACAACCGCTTCCTGGAGGTCACCTACGCGAACGGCGACAAGGAGGTCCTGTACTTCAAGGACTTCAACTCCGGCGCGATGATCCAGAACATCGTGGACCGGGCGAAGAAGTACGCGATCAAGTCGGTGCTCGACACCGGGGCCCCGGGCCTGCGGGTCCAGCACCTGTTCGACTCGATCGTCGACGAGTTCTCCGAGAACGAGGACCTGCCCAACACCACCAACCCGGACGACTGGGCGCGGATCTCGGGGAAGAAGGGCGAACGCATCGTCTACATCCGCACGCTGGTAACCGGCAAGAACGCCAGCGCCAGCCGAGCGATCGACACCGAGTCCAACACCGGTCAGTACCTGTAG
- a CDS encoding tRNA (adenine-N1)-methyltransferase, with amino-acid sequence MEGRETRPSGPFRVGDRVQLTDAKGRKYTVHLEAGKEFHTHRGGILHDDLIGTDEGSVVTSTNGTPYLALRPLLVDYVLSMPRGAQVIYPKDAAQIVHEGDVFPGARVLEAGAGSGALTCSLLRAVGPQGQVISYEIREDHAEHAVRNVETFFGERPANWNLTIGNVADFDAESEGGPVDRVVLDMLAPWDALPAVAKALVPGGVLMVYVATVTQLSRVVEALREQECWTEPRSWESIVRGWHVVGLAVRPEHRMQGHTAFLVSARRLSEGTVTPKPQRRSGKN; translated from the coding sequence ATGGAAGGGCGCGAAACGCGACCGAGCGGACCGTTTCGAGTGGGCGATCGCGTCCAACTCACGGACGCCAAGGGACGCAAATACACCGTCCACCTCGAAGCGGGCAAGGAATTCCACACCCACCGCGGCGGCATCCTCCACGACGATCTGATCGGTACCGACGAGGGCAGCGTCGTCACGTCGACGAACGGAACGCCCTATCTGGCGTTGCGGCCGCTGCTGGTGGACTACGTCCTGTCGATGCCGCGCGGCGCGCAGGTGATCTATCCCAAGGACGCCGCCCAGATCGTCCACGAGGGAGATGTGTTCCCGGGCGCTCGGGTGCTCGAGGCCGGGGCGGGTTCGGGTGCCCTGACGTGTTCGCTGCTGCGAGCCGTGGGGCCACAGGGACAGGTGATCTCCTACGAGATCCGCGAGGATCACGCGGAGCATGCGGTCCGCAATGTCGAGACGTTCTTCGGCGAACGCCCGGCCAACTGGAATCTGACGATCGGGAACGTCGCGGACTTCGACGCGGAATCCGAGGGCGGCCCGGTGGACCGGGTCGTCCTGGACATGCTGGCACCCTGGGATGCGCTGCCCGCCGTGGCGAAAGCCCTGGTACCGGGGGGTGTGCTGATGGTCTACGTGGCCACCGTGACGCAACTCTCCCGGGTGGTGGAGGCGCTGCGCGAGCAGGAATGCTGGACCGAACCACGGTCGTGGGAATCCATCGTGCGGGGGTGGCACGTCGTCGGTCTCGCGGTCCGTCCCGAGCACAGGATGCAGGGGCACACGGCCTTCCTGGTGAGTGCTCGCCGACTCTCGGAGGGCACCGTCACGCCCAAGCCGCAACGCCGGTCCGGTAAGAATTGA
- a CDS encoding RecB family exonuclease: MSIAESHTPAETGSPSHAPGAAAPSRPLALSPSRAEDFKRCPLLYRLRAIDRIPEVPTRAQVRGTLVHAVLEELFALPAPDRLLSAAEDLVRPVWERMVAERPESADPIGEDTESFLGEARTLVARYYTLEDPTRFDADVCEERLELELDGGLRLRGVADRIDVATTGEVRVVDYKTGRVPGEKSEATALFQMKFYALMLLHLRGRVPEQLRLLYLASGAVLTYTPDAAELHRFQRTLAAMWDAITTAGATGDFPARPGRLCSWCDHRALCPAFGGTVPPYPGWPVVPTENAAPNGSNEER; this comes from the coding sequence GTGAGCATCGCCGAGTCGCATACCCCCGCGGAAACGGGGTCCCCGTCACACGCGCCCGGTGCCGCTGCGCCGTCCCGGCCTCTCGCGCTCTCGCCCTCGCGGGCCGAGGACTTCAAGCGCTGCCCCCTGCTGTATCGGCTGCGGGCCATCGACCGGATCCCCGAGGTGCCCACCCGCGCCCAGGTCCGGGGCACGTTGGTGCACGCCGTCCTGGAGGAACTGTTCGCGCTTCCGGCGCCCGACCGTCTCCTCTCGGCAGCGGAGGACCTCGTCCGCCCGGTGTGGGAGCGCATGGTCGCCGAGCGGCCCGAGTCGGCGGACCCGATCGGCGAGGACACCGAGTCGTTTCTCGGGGAGGCCCGCACACTGGTCGCGCGGTACTACACGCTGGAGGACCCGACGCGATTCGATGCCGACGTCTGCGAGGAACGCCTGGAGCTCGAGCTCGACGGCGGGCTTCGGCTACGCGGAGTCGCCGACCGCATCGACGTCGCGACCACCGGGGAGGTACGCGTCGTCGACTACAAGACCGGACGGGTCCCCGGCGAGAAGTCGGAGGCGACGGCGCTCTTCCAGATGAAGTTCTACGCACTCATGCTGTTGCATCTGCGCGGGCGGGTGCCGGAGCAGCTGCGGCTCCTCTACCTCGCCTCGGGGGCCGTCCTCACGTACACGCCGGATGCGGCGGAGCTGCACCGCTTCCAGCGCACGCTCGCGGCGATGTGGGACGCGATCACCACCGCGGGGGCCACGGGAGACTTCCCGGCACGGCCGGGCAGACTGTGCTCGTGGTGCGACCACCGCGCGCTGTGTCCGGCGTTCGGTGGCACCGTCCCGCCGTATCCGGGCTGGCCGGTCGTACCCACCGAGAACGCAGCACCGAACGGGTCGAACGAGGAGAGATGA
- a CDS encoding thioesterase family protein, whose product MSDGSPHTPDAYYLPVPGGEPGVERFAGTSATVSVWADTMQHGAPPSGLLVRALERLGARPDARLTRVAIDILGPIPVAELDVRTRVERPGRNVELVVAELWTTGDDARAVARASGWRMTTVDTASAEHTVDPPLEPVADAHVAESMDEFWQVGYLQSLDWRWLAEIGCTGPGKVWARPLPALVAGEDMSPLQRLFSVADIANGVGAKLHPSEWTFLNTDLTVHVFRVPEGEWIGVSAETSTGTDGVGMCAGVLYDEKGAVGRIAQTVQIRRR is encoded by the coding sequence ATGAGTGACGGGTCCCCGCACACGCCGGACGCGTACTACCTGCCGGTTCCGGGTGGCGAACCCGGTGTCGAGCGGTTCGCCGGCACGTCCGCCACCGTGAGCGTCTGGGCCGACACCATGCAGCACGGTGCACCGCCGTCGGGCCTGCTGGTACGGGCACTCGAACGGCTCGGCGCTCGTCCCGACGCCAGGCTCACCCGGGTCGCCATCGACATCCTCGGCCCCATCCCCGTCGCCGAACTCGACGTCCGCACTCGCGTCGAACGACCCGGACGCAACGTCGAGCTGGTCGTCGCCGAACTCTGGACGACCGGCGACGACGCGCGCGCGGTCGCCCGTGCCTCGGGGTGGCGAATGACGACGGTGGACACCGCGTCGGCCGAGCACACCGTCGATCCCCCGCTCGAGCCTGTCGCCGACGCGCACGTCGCCGAGTCGATGGACGAGTTCTGGCAGGTCGGCTACCTCCAGAGCCTGGACTGGCGCTGGCTGGCCGAGATCGGCTGTACCGGACCCGGGAAGGTGTGGGCCCGGCCGCTGCCGGCACTGGTCGCGGGCGAGGACATGTCGCCGCTCCAACGGTTGTTCTCCGTCGCCGACATCGCCAACGGTGTCGGAGCGAAGCTTCACCCGTCCGAATGGACGTTCCTCAACACCGACCTGACCGTGCACGTGTTCCGGGTCCCGGAAGGCGAGTGGATCGGTGTCAGCGCCGAGACGTCCACGGGCACGGACGGGGTCGGCATGTGTGCGGGGGTGCTGTACGACGAGAAGGGCGCCGTCGGCCGCATCGCCCAGACCGTCCAGATCCGCCGCCGCTAG
- the hisG gene encoding ATP phosphoribosyltransferase yields MLRVAVPNKGALSTSAAEILSEAGYRRRTDSRDLTVLDPSNQVEFFFLRPKDIAIYVGSGELDLGITGRDLARDSQAPVDERLSLGFGRSTFRYAAPAGRDWSVEDLAGLRIATSYPNLVRDDLAARGIEASVIRLDGAVEISIQLGVADAIADVVGSGRTLRQHDLVPFGDVLCDSEGVLIEQAGAPEDAARNQLVERVRGIVFAQQNVMLDYDCPKAILDQAITVTPGIESPTLSPLADENWVAVRAMVPLKGHNDVMDALATLGAKAILASNIRSCRAL; encoded by the coding sequence ATGCTGCGCGTTGCAGTCCCCAACAAAGGTGCCCTCTCCACCTCGGCCGCCGAGATCCTCAGCGAGGCCGGATACCGCCGCCGCACCGATTCCCGTGACCTCACCGTTCTCGACCCGTCGAACCAGGTGGAGTTCTTCTTCCTGCGTCCCAAGGACATCGCGATCTACGTCGGGTCCGGCGAACTCGACCTCGGCATCACCGGCCGCGACCTCGCCCGTGACTCACAGGCCCCGGTCGACGAGCGGCTCTCGCTCGGTTTCGGCCGCTCCACCTTCCGCTATGCGGCGCCCGCCGGTCGCGACTGGTCCGTCGAGGACCTCGCCGGCCTGCGCATCGCCACGTCCTACCCGAATCTGGTCCGTGACGACCTCGCCGCACGCGGTATCGAGGCCTCGGTGATCCGGCTGGACGGTGCCGTCGAGATCTCGATCCAGCTCGGAGTCGCCGATGCGATCGCCGATGTCGTCGGTTCCGGGCGCACCCTGCGCCAGCACGACCTGGTGCCGTTCGGCGACGTGCTGTGCGATTCGGAGGGTGTGCTCATCGAGCAGGCAGGAGCGCCCGAGGACGCGGCGCGCAACCAGCTGGTCGAGCGGGTGCGGGGCATCGTGTTCGCCCAGCAGAACGTCATGCTCGACTACGACTGCCCGAAGGCGATTCTGGACCAGGCCATCACCGTCACGCCGGGCATCGAGTCGCCGACGCTCTCGCCGCTGGCCGACGAGAACTGGGTCGCGGTGCGCGCGATGGTCCCGCTGAAGGGGCACAACGACGTGATGGACGCCCTCGCGACGCTGGGCGCGAAGGCCATCCTGGCGTCCAACATCAGGTCCTGTCGCGCTCTCTGA
- a CDS encoding phosphoribosyl-ATP diphosphatase: protein MKTFESLFAELTERAATRPEGSGTVAALDSGVHAQGKKVLEEAGEVWIAAEHETDDALAEEISQLLYWVQVLMVGRGLTLQDVYRHL, encoded by the coding sequence GTGAAGACCTTCGAATCGCTGTTCGCCGAGCTGACCGAACGTGCTGCCACCCGTCCCGAGGGTTCCGGCACTGTTGCCGCGTTGGACTCCGGCGTCCACGCACAGGGCAAGAAGGTCCTCGAGGAGGCCGGCGAGGTATGGATCGCCGCCGAACACGAGACCGACGACGCGCTCGCCGAGGAGATCTCCCAGCTCCTGTACTGGGTGCAGGTGCTGATGGTGGGTAGGGGACTGACTCTCCAGGACGTCTACCGACATCTGTGA
- a CDS encoding DUF6790 family protein — protein MSVFVAVLAIIGALVHTVRSRSRPRSPATVVDIFLAWWLVVAVGAGGIIGAAYHVFDGPAIAESIGYTRGDGGFQFENAMGDLALGVLGVLCVRFRGYFWLATIIALTIQYWGDAGGHLYFWIAQDNTKPDNIGAPLVADILLPIVAWALYLISVRRGGAARQPSGGAAQQPSGGAGQPDSPVQGP, from the coding sequence ATGAGTGTCTTCGTCGCTGTCCTCGCGATCATCGGCGCGCTGGTCCACACCGTGCGGAGCCGGTCACGACCGCGCTCCCCAGCAACGGTGGTGGACATCTTCCTCGCCTGGTGGCTCGTCGTCGCGGTGGGTGCCGGCGGCATCATCGGCGCCGCCTACCACGTGTTCGACGGCCCGGCGATCGCCGAGTCGATCGGCTACACCCGCGGCGACGGCGGGTTCCAGTTCGAGAACGCGATGGGCGATCTGGCCCTCGGAGTGCTCGGCGTCCTGTGTGTGCGATTCCGTGGGTATTTCTGGCTCGCGACGATCATCGCCCTGACCATCCAGTACTGGGGTGACGCCGGCGGTCACCTCTACTTCTGGATCGCGCAGGACAACACCAAGCCGGACAACATCGGCGCCCCACTCGTCGCGGACATCCTGCTGCCGATCGTCGCCTGGGCGTTGTATCTGATATCGGTGCGCCGCGGCGGAGCCGCAAGACAACCGAGCGGCGGAGCCGCTCAGCAGCCCAGCGGCGGGGCCGGACAGCCGGACTCACCAGTTCAGGGTCCGTGA